One Thioclava electrotropha DNA segment encodes these proteins:
- a CDS encoding ArgE/DapE family deacylase produces the protein MDTELKTRILSAVDAAFDDETAFLSELTSHPSTRGQEQSAQDFMAAALDERGYEVDRWQIDVDKIRDMPGFSPVMGDYEDAVNVVGTHRSQSRKGRSLILNGHIDVVPAGPLDMWDAPPFEPHVADGWLYGRGAGDMKAGLVSNLFALDALRKAGFAPGADVFFQSVVEEECTGNGALACLERGYRADAALIPEPFEEKLVGAQLGVVWAQVHLKGLPTHVAYAGTGANAIEAAIPLIEALHGLEERWNAPGCRHGDFGHVHHPINLNIGKIQGGDWASSVPAWCIFDMRIAIYPGQDIAAARAEITETIMDAARSNAFLKNSLPEIVWHGFMAEGYALSDDHSATSKAAIGALEGAHRSVNESDLDRVAITATTDARFFGLYADTPALVYGPRAEAIHGFNERVELESIRRITQSTALFIADWCGLETI, from the coding sequence CTGACCTCGCACCCCTCCACCCGTGGGCAGGAGCAGAGCGCGCAGGACTTCATGGCCGCCGCCCTCGACGAGCGCGGCTACGAGGTGGACCGATGGCAGATCGACGTCGACAAGATTCGCGACATGCCGGGCTTCTCGCCGGTGATGGGCGATTACGAGGATGCGGTGAACGTGGTGGGCACCCATCGCAGCCAATCGCGCAAGGGCCGCTCGCTCATCCTCAATGGTCATATCGACGTGGTGCCTGCGGGCCCGCTGGATATGTGGGATGCGCCGCCGTTCGAGCCGCATGTCGCCGATGGCTGGCTCTATGGGCGCGGTGCGGGCGACATGAAGGCGGGGCTGGTGTCGAACCTCTTCGCGCTCGACGCGCTGCGCAAGGCAGGCTTCGCCCCCGGTGCGGACGTGTTCTTCCAATCCGTCGTGGAAGAGGAATGCACTGGCAATGGCGCGCTGGCCTGCCTTGAGCGCGGCTACCGCGCCGACGCCGCGCTGATCCCCGAACCGTTCGAGGAAAAGCTTGTGGGCGCGCAGCTCGGCGTTGTCTGGGCGCAGGTGCACCTGAAGGGTCTGCCCACGCATGTGGCCTATGCCGGCACCGGCGCCAATGCGATCGAGGCCGCGATCCCGCTGATCGAGGCGCTGCACGGGCTGGAGGAACGCTGGAACGCGCCGGGCTGCCGGCACGGTGATTTCGGCCATGTCCATCACCCGATCAACCTCAATATCGGCAAGATCCAGGGCGGCGACTGGGCGTCCTCCGTCCCGGCATGGTGTATCTTCGACATGCGCATCGCGATCTATCCGGGTCAGGACATCGCCGCCGCGCGCGCCGAGATCACCGAGACCATCATGGATGCCGCGCGCTCCAACGCCTTCCTGAAGAACTCCTTGCCGGAGATCGTCTGGCACGGCTTCATGGCCGAGGGCTACGCGCTTTCCGATGACCACTCCGCCACGTCGAAGGCCGCGATCGGCGCCCTCGAAGGGGCGCATCGCAGCGTCAACGAGAGCGATCTCGACCGCGTGGCGATCACCGCGACCACCGATGCCCGCTTCTTTGGGCTCTATGCCGACACGCCCGCGCTGGTCTACGGGCCGCGCGCCGAGGCGATCCACGGCTTCAACGAGCGCGTCGAGCTGGAAAGCATCCGTCGCATCACCCAGAGCACCGCCCTGTTCATCGCGGACTGGTGCGGGCTCGAAACCATCTGA
- a CDS encoding acetyl-CoA C-acyltransferase, with protein sequence MRDAVIVSTARTPIGKAYRGAFNNLEGPALAAHAVRAAVSRAGLEGSEIADAIFGSALTQGSTGVNVARHIAQASGLPDSVAGVTLDRQCASGLNAIATAAHGVMTGEMDVALAGGLDSISLVQNEHWNGYRYRSPGVPDAYYMSMIETAEVVAERYGVTREAQDAYALQSQTRTAAAQEAGRFDAEIIPVEAVKLVKDKATGEVSEQSVRLERDECNRPQTTLEGLQGLKPVLGPDKCVTAGNASQLSDGASACVVMSAEEAARRGLEPLGAFRGMAVAGCAPDEMGIGPVFAIPRLLERAGLSIDDIDLWEINEAFASQLLYCRDRLGIPDDKLNVNGGAISIGHPYGMSGARMAGHILLEGKRRGARYGVVSMCIGGGQGAAGLFEIF encoded by the coding sequence ATGCGCGACGCTGTCATCGTCTCCACCGCCCGCACGCCGATCGGCAAGGCCTATCGCGGGGCGTTCAACAATCTCGAAGGCCCGGCGCTGGCCGCCCATGCCGTGCGCGCCGCCGTTTCCCGAGCAGGGCTCGAGGGCAGCGAGATCGCCGATGCGATCTTCGGCTCCGCCCTCACGCAGGGCTCCACCGGCGTCAACGTGGCGCGCCATATCGCGCAGGCTTCAGGCCTGCCCGATAGCGTGGCGGGCGTCACGCTGGACCGTCAATGCGCCTCGGGGCTCAACGCCATCGCGACGGCGGCCCATGGCGTGATGACGGGCGAGATGGACGTGGCGCTTGCGGGCGGGCTCGACTCGATCTCGCTGGTGCAGAACGAGCATTGGAACGGCTATCGCTATCGCAGCCCCGGTGTGCCCGACGCCTATTACATGTCGATGATCGAGACGGCGGAGGTCGTGGCCGAGCGCTATGGCGTGACCCGCGAAGCGCAGGATGCTTATGCGCTGCAAAGCCAGACGCGCACCGCCGCCGCGCAGGAGGCGGGCCGTTTCGACGCCGAGATCATCCCGGTCGAGGCGGTGAAGCTGGTGAAGGACAAGGCTACGGGCGAGGTCTCGGAGCAGTCGGTGCGGCTGGAGCGCGACGAGTGCAACCGTCCGCAGACCACGCTGGAGGGGCTTCAAGGGCTCAAGCCGGTGCTGGGGCCCGATAAATGCGTGACCGCAGGCAACGCGAGCCAGCTCTCCGACGGCGCCTCGGCCTGTGTGGTGATGTCCGCCGAGGAAGCCGCGCGGCGCGGGCTGGAGCCGCTGGGCGCGTTCCGGGGCATGGCGGTTGCGGGCTGTGCGCCTGACGAGATGGGCATCGGCCCGGTCTTCGCGATCCCGCGCCTGTTGGAGCGCGCGGGGCTTTCCATCGACGATATCGACCTGTGGGAGATCAACGAGGCCTTCGCCTCGCAGCTCCTCTATTGCCGCGACCGGCTGGGCATTCCCGACGACAAGCTCAACGTCAATGGCGGCGCGATCTCGATCGGCCACCCCTATGGCATGTCGGGTGCGCGCATGGCGGGCCATATCCTGCTGGAAGGCAAGCGCCGCGGCGCGCGCTACGGCGTCGTGTCGATGTGCATCGGCGGCGGGCAGGGGGCTGCGGGCCTGTTCGAGATCTTCTGA